CTTTTCGCGCTCAAGGTCGTTACTGTCCATTACACAGTCAACCACATTTTGATTTTCACGGAAGATTTTACTCTGACGTAACAAAGCATCCACAAGAGTGGTTTTTCCATGGTCGACATGGGCAATAATGGCTACATTTCTGATATCGTTGCGGTAAATCATATATTTTTGTTAATAATGCCTCCGTTAGCAGATTAGAAAATATCTTTATAAATAAATTATATAAAAATTTTGCCAAGATAACATAGTTCAACTAGGCAGCTTTGACAATCGTGGATTTTCCCTTATTGGTCTCTCTTTTTTTGTAAAAATTTCTACCCCCCGATTTTTTACCCGTTCTTTCGTTGTTTTTAGCGGGTTTTTGGCGGTATTGGGTTTTTTCGCTTACCGGATTCGGTACGGAATAATCAAAGCCATCAATGGTTTTTCTTTCAATGGGGGCTTTAAGTATTTTCTCAATATCACGTACCATTGAAGTATCCGCACCGGTTACCAATGTCCATGCATCCCCGTTATTGTTGATGCGGCCAGTTCTGCCGATGCGGTGTATATAGTCATCGGCGCATTCGGGAACATCGTAATTTATAACGTGTGTAATGCTTAAAATATCAATTCCGCGGGATGCGATATCGGTGGCTACCAATACTTTAACGGAACCGCGGCGCAATCCGTCCAATGCGGATTGGCGTTTAAACTGAGAGAGGTTACCGTGCAAAGAGGCGGCTTTAAACCCCGCATCCTTGAGTTCGTTTGCAATCTTTTCAGCACGATATTTGGTGCGTGTAAATACGATTACGGTTTCTTTTTGAATCCGATAGAGTATTTCCAGAAGCAATGCTGTTTTAAGATGCTGTTTTACCGGGTACAGGGCATGTGCTACCGTTTTTGCCGGCGCTGCTATCCCTATTTGGATAAAAGTAGGGTCGGTCAGAATATCTTTGGTTAAATCGCGAATTTCTTTTGGCATTGTTGCCGAAAAGAGCAATGTTTGTCGTTTCTGCATTATACAACTTAAGATGCTTTTTATATCGGGGAGAAAGCCCATATCCAGCATTCTGTCTGCTTCGTCAATTACCAATATTTCGATATGAGTTAAATCGATACTGCTTCTCCAGATATGATCTAAAAGCCGCCCGGGGCATGCAACAACAATTTCTGCTTTGTTGTGCAAGTTATTTATCTGTTGTACTATGCCTACGCCGCCGTAGACAGCTATGCTCCTGATTCCGGTCTTTTTACCGAGTTTGTTGATGGCATTGCAGGTTTGTTCTGCAAGTTCACGCGTCGGCGATAATATAAGCGCCCTAACCCTTCCTCTTTTGCCTTGCATCAATTTTTGCAGGATAGGTAAGGCAAACGCGGCGGTTTTACCGGTTCCCGTTTGTGCCAGACCGATAATATCGTTTCCCTGTAATGCAGAAGGGATTGCTTCTGCCTGAATCGGCGTCGGTTCTTGGTAACCGAGCGCATTAACACCCTCCATAATTGAGGGATGAAGATTGAAATCGTTGAAATTCATTATAACTCCTTAAATAAACGCTAATCTCGGTTGCTTTTAAATATGCTTCCGGCTACGTTTATATGTTTTCTTTTTTGTGTTGATTTTGGATAATTTGGATGCCGTTAAACAAATAGGCACTATCGGCAAGATAACATGCGACACCGGCTTAACTTGGTTTGAGAAACTTACAAAAAGGGGATGCTCCTGACGTTAGCCGCTAAACTTGAATTATGGTTACGGTGTAACGATATCCGTTTTTTGAAGATAATCTGTATCCTTTTTCCTTAATATATTAGTCGGAGTTTGGGCCATACGGTGCTTATATTAAGTGAAGGCTTAAAAATGCGTGCAACCTAAACTAAAACTATTTACATAATTATAGCTTATTCGGGGTTGTTGTACAAATATATTACATATCAAAAGTCTTTATTTTTATTTAGGAAAATAATATTCTCGCCGTTCAATCGTCAGGGTTTTTTAAAAGGGATTGCTTTTATTTTTGGTTATGCTATATTGATATTCAATAAATTAAACCTTTGAATTTTTATTAATATACTGAGAGCAAACCAATAAAAAAGGTTCCTAAAGGGGTGTGTATATGAAGATACGTTTCAGTAACTTCTACAATTATGCAATGGATATCCTACTCATATACGGTTCCATAGGGGTTATTTTTAC
Above is a genomic segment from Dehalococcoidales bacterium containing:
- a CDS encoding DEAD/DEAH box helicase, which codes for MNFNDFNLHPSIMEGVNALGYQEPTPIQAEAIPSALQGNDIIGLAQTGTGKTAAFALPILQKLMQGKRGRVRALILSPTRELAEQTCNAINKLGKKTGIRSIAVYGGVGIVQQINNLHNKAEIVVACPGRLLDHIWRSSIDLTHIEILVIDEADRMLDMGFLPDIKSILSCIMQKRQTLLFSATMPKEIRDLTKDILTDPTFIQIGIAAPAKTVAHALYPVKQHLKTALLLEILYRIQKETVIVFTRTKYRAEKIANELKDAGFKAASLHGNLSQFKRQSALDGLRRGSVKVLVATDIASRGIDILSITHVINYDVPECADDYIHRIGRTGRINNNGDAWTLVTGADTSMVRDIEKILKAPIERKTIDGFDYSVPNPVSEKTQYRQKPAKNNERTGKKSGGRNFYKKRETNKGKSTIVKAA